In Comamonas koreensis, the genomic stretch AGGATGTCCACGATGGTCACGCCGCTGAAGGTGAACAGCTTCTCAGCGTTGGCCAGGTTTTGGCCGATCAGCTTGTGGTACATCGCACCGGTCATCACTTGCGCGATGATGCGGGCCGATGCGTCGCCGAACTTGGCGTGGGCACCGTTGATGGCGATGTAGCTGACGCCAGCGGTCGCGGACACATCGTTGACTGCACCAGCCTGGTTGCCAATTGCAGCAGCCAGGGCGGCAATGGCAGTGTTCAGCTGGTCGGACATGATCGCTTCCGACAAGTTGCGGGAGATGACTTCCAGAGCTTCCTCGGGCGACTTCTGAATCCAGCTCAGTTGGCTTGGCTCGAACAGCACCGGGCCGAAGCCGCCAGCGATTTTCACGCTGTCGTACTGCTTCTGGGCCAAGGGAGTTGCAGCCTGGACGCCGTTGGCGGCATAGCGGTCAACACGGCGCTGGGCGCTGTGCACGCCGGCCCAGAACGATTCCTGCAGGAAGTCGCCGTCGATGCCTTGGGTGGTCAGCTGGATCGCACCAGCGGATGCGGCATTGAACTTGGCCACATCTTGAGCCAGGGTTTCAATGGTTGCGCTCTTGAGGTACTCGTTGAATACCTTCATATCGGACAAAGCCATAGCTTGCCTTTCTGCCTGTTATCAGGCTTTGGAAGTGAGTTTCTTGATTGCGGCCACTCGCTCGGCTTTGCTGCCGCCAAAGTTGCCAGATTGATTGCCACCGCCGCCACCCGAACCAGGAGCGCCAGAGCCACGCGTTGCGGGCCAGAAGTACGGAGCGCTCTCGCGAATGGATTCAGCCCACTCTTGAGTCGTCAGCGGCTTTTTGCCGTCCTTGCCCAACACAACCTCGTCACCGTTCATTGCCACCACATCGCCGTCGTCGTTCAGCACCCAGGTGCCAGCGCCACGGCGCACAACGTCGTCCAGCGCTTCAGGCAAGGCACCAGCGCGAGCCGCTGCATCACGCAGTACGGCTTGCAGGGTGCGGTCAGCCAGCTTTGCGGCTTTGCCTTCCGCCTTGGTGCGGCTGTCAGCTTCGGCCTGCAGCTTCTTGTCGTAGTCAGCTTGCATGCGCTCGGTGCGCTTCTTGACCACTTCATCGAGCTTGCCGGCGGCGATCAGCTTGGCGTCTTCATCGGTTTCCAGGTGCTGCAGCAGTGCTTGGATTTCTTCGGGCGTCTTGCCCAGGGCCTTCCAGGCGCTGACCTGCTTGCTGGCATCCTTTGCTGCCTGGCGCTCCTTATCGAGCGCTGACTTGAGGCCTGCCGGGTCTTCGTAGCCATCCAGATCAAGGCGGAACTTCCCGTCCACCTCCTTGTACAGGTCGCGCACGTTTTCAGGAACCGAGTCGAGCGAATCGACGGTGAGTTTCAAAGTCATGTTGGTTTCGCCAATCTCTGGCGCAGTTGAATACACCCGTCTCGGGCATGAAAAAGGCCGCAGGGCATCACGCCGAGCGGCCACGAAAAAGCCCGCCAAGCGTTAACAAGGCGGGCTGAGGAAAATGCTACTCTTCCGATAGAAAGGAAGATTTATGACCAAAGACGAATGCGAACGCGCTATCCGCACTCTCGTCCATCAATGGGCGGATGAGGTTCATCCGGGTAAAGACAAGGGCCAGCTCTATGACACGGAGTTCATTCGGTGGCTCAAGGACAACCATCCCGAGACACTTCAATTCAGGTCAAGAATGTCCACGACCGATGTAGTTGAACAGTGGTTCGCTCAGGAAACGAAACAAACGTGGCGAGACTAACCTCTACTTGAGTGCCTTTGGCTTCGTTCGCCGAGGCTTAGTCTCTTTCACCACACGCGGCTTGTCCGGCACCATCTGCGACCAGACGCCACGCATGTGGCAGTGATAGCAGATACGGTCATCACAAACGATGCCCCGCTTGAACCGCCCCTTCTCATCGATGCTTGCCCCGACCGTCGTGGTCATGAGCGTGCGACCACCGCACTTTGCGCACTGAAGCACGCCTGGCGGTGGTTTGATCCCCTTGATGCCGCTCAGCAGCTTCTCTGCCGGCGTCTGCTCTCGGGGCGGGACGATGGATAGTTTGGTCACCGGCTAAGTCTACTCAAAGACCAGCCAATTCAAAAGCCCGCTTGTCCCGCTGCCGAAGCTCATCCAAGGTCAGAAACACGCCCTTGTGAGAGTACATGTCCGCAAGATCTAGTTTTCCGTCACGCATAAGTCGCGCTCTGGTTTGACCTAAAACCTCGTCCTGGCGAGCGGCTGACTGCTTCTTGAGCCAGTCCCCATAGGTCGTGTCGGGTGGCACCTGGCCATCCATACTAGCCCTGCTCTTGTTGCGCAGCTCCAGGTCCGGCAGGTCAATCCCCAACTCTTTGTTTGACTTCACCACTGGGATGGATGCAGACCGGCAGCGCCAGTGCAATCTGCCAGGCCCAGCACCCCAGGGGATCTCATGCCCTATCGGCTTGTGCGTCTCTGGCGTGTAGAGCTTGCCGTCACGGATCCGGCACTGCGGCGTTGTCCGCAGGTCCAGGGACGCAGACCACTTCAAGCCCTTGATCACATCAGAGTTCTTTGCATAGAAGGCGTCGTGAGCATTCCCGGCCGTGTGAGCAATGGCGGTTCTCACCACCGCCTCAACATCGCGCCGGGATTTCTCCAGCAGCCCATCAGTGAAGCCCTTTGCCTTGGTGCCGCGCAGCTCGCGAATGATCGCGTCTGTCGTCTTGCCCTCAAGGTAGCCTTGTGCGATGGCCTGGCGCACTGATTTGAACTGCTGGGCAGTAAGATCCTTCCACACCTCTTTGAGCAGAACGCCTTGGAACGGCCGGGACATAGCGGCCGAGTAGACCGCATTCGTGGACACTGAGGCCACATGCACCAGTGTTGGCGTATTTGCCAGCAGCATCTGGTGCAGGTAGGCGGTCTCGTAGTCCACAAACTGCTTGAGCTCGTCCAGTAGCTTTTGCCCTGCCTCAGCATTTCCTGCCGCGATGATCGTCCGCACGCTGGCCAACATCGAGACTAGGCGCTCGGCCTTGAATGTGATCGGGTCCACATCAGACAAGATTGATATCAGCTCGTCCAGCATCCGCTTGTCCGACCGGTTCAAGATGGCCATGATCCGATTCAGAACGCCATTGGAGTAACCCTGCAGGCCCACAGCATGCCGAACGGCTTCATCTTCGAGGAGTTCATTCACCGTCACCATTCATGCTCCCCAGACTTGGCCCTTCGGCTTGAACCTTCTCGATCTCCGCCTCCGGGTCCACATCAGGGCCTACAACGCCTCGGCGCTGCATTTCCACGATGGTGGTTTCCTTGGTCAGCATGCCCGCGCCTTGCAGCGACAGCACCAGCTGCGCAGAAGCATCAGTGAGAGTAGCCGCGCCGAAGTCCTTGAACAGCGACACCGTCCCGCCATTTCCCGCCTTGAGCCAGTCCGCAGTTATCTGCAGGCATCGGTCCATTGCGTCCTCGAAATCCTCTACCGTGCTTTGCAGGGTGGACTTGTTGGCCTCGGCATCGTTGGATGCTTCTGTCGCCGTGCGTTGGCCTGGCTGCTTCACCAGCAGCTCGGCGCCCGTCTGGATCATCTGGTCTTCCAGCGCTTCAAGCTCGGAGCGGCCCACGGTCACCGACTCGGCAGAGCCTTGAATCACTTCGGCCTTGGCATCCTTATCTGCAAATCTGAGCGCATAAGCTGAGCCCGCAGTTGGCTCGGATAGCTCGCCATCCGTGACGCCCGAAAAGACCAGCAGCCGCTTGCGCGCAAACCGGACAGAGTCGTCCTGGTCGCTCTGCTGCTGCCAGTGCTTTACGTTCTGGTGCGCCAGGTCCACCAGTGGCGGCGCGCCTTCCATGAAAGCAATGCGCCGGCCGTAGTACGGCACAAACGGGATGTAGCTGAGAGAGGTCACCCCCTCATCCACCAAGGCCCATGCGTCCGTGCCTTGCTCGTACAGCGCCCAGCCGCCAGGGGTCAGGACCCGCACGCGTTGCACCATCTTCACCCCGTAGTCGCCATCCTCAACCTCAGCAGCCTCATGCAGCCGCAATTGGGTCAGTTGCGCCACCCCTTTGGCGGTATCCAGACGCCAGCCCAGGATGGAGCCATGCGCATAGTGCGTCCAGTAAGGCCGCGTGCCGCCCTCCGCCGGGTAATCCACCAGCACCCCACCAAATCCATGAGACATCGCCTCAGCGAAGAGTTGAGAGGCAAACGCATGGATCGAGCGGCCCTGTCCATCGATGTCTGGCAGCAAGGCCTTCACCTTGGCCGGAACATCCTCGTTGATGGTCATCTGCTTGGAGAACGGCTTGCCTGACATCACCGTGCAGGTGCGCTGGTACGCCGGGAACAGCGTCGCAGTCCCCAGCCGATACTTATAGTCTTCGTCATCTTCACGGGGCTGTTGCGGCAGCAAGGTCTTGCCTGCCTTCCGCATAGCCTGAGTGCCCCCCATAAGAGGATCAATCACCGCCCATGCTTCAGCCATCCGCTTGACCGTGTCGTTTTGTTGGTTGATAGCTGTCATGTTTTCCTTACCAGCGGAATGTCTCTATCTTGGCAGTGCGCTTGACGGCCAACACCCGGTATCTCGTCTCATCGCCAACGTGGTCCTCTGCCTTGGTATCCACATCGTCTGGGTCTGTGTCGCTACGCGGAAGTACAGGCACAGTGCGAATGAACTGCCTGCAGGTGCTGAACACAAATAGACCAGGCTCTTCCATACGCTCCGCCATTGAGGCGCGCAGGCGCTCACGCATCACTGACCATCCACGCTTGCGAGAGCCAGGAGATTTGTCTGAGCGCTCCCAGCGGACCTTGTGCCGCTCTTGGATCTTGGCAGGACTGTCTCCATTGACCTCATCGAAGATCGCGTTATCAGCAGGCCCTGGCTTAACAAAGGCCTCGATGCGCATCTCCTGCTCTCGCTTGAGCACGCCTTGCGCAGTAGCAGAGTCGCTCTGCTTCAGCCCCTCATTGGGCTTGCCATTCCAGCCATACCACTCTGCGATGCGGAACAGTGTGCCTCGCGGAAAGCTTCTCTCTGTGCCATCTTTGAGCTTTGCAGGTGAGCCATCAGACTCCGCCCACCAGCCCACAGAAAACGGCTTGGAGCTGCCCCAGTCAAACGAACGATCGACACGCCATGTGGATGGGATATCGAATGGCTCCAACACATGGATGGCCTCTGTCCACACATCGTCAAACATGCCGCCTGCAACGATGTTCCAGTCGCCATCACGCATCGCCTTGACCAGTGCAGCGTTGCCCAGACCCTCCAAGCGATCCGCATAGTCGGGGTCGTTGCTCAGGAGCGCTGCGTTATCTGCCAGCTTGGCAGGTATGTACTGCCGGCGCATCCCGCCCTCTTCCTTGGTCTGCTGGACGATCTCCATGGGCTTAGCCGGATCAACAAAGGTGGCCTTCACCCAGTTGTGCCCAACGCCTCCCGGATTTGAGCCGGCGTTGATGCGCGGGAACAGGCCTTTGTACTTCTCCGGCAGCTTTAGCCCGCCAAGGCGGCAGCGGCCGCGCAGGTATCGGTAGATCTTGTCCGTGAAGTGGGTCAGCTCATCGATCAGCAGAACGTGAATTTCAGCACCCTGGTACTTGGTTACGTCCTTTTCATACTGGCAGTGGCAAAGGTGAATCTTGGCACCATTCCAGAACTCGATGGAGATTGGCTTTGACCAGTTGACCTTGACGAACTTCTGCTCAATCAACTCCCCAAGTAGTGCAGGAAAGCCGGTTGGCCCTTCAATGTGGTTCTTGAGCAGATCGTCGGACAGGCGGCGGAACAGGTACACCTGCAGGCCCGGTATATCCATGCACCAGGCAATCGCGGCCACTCGCATAAGGTGAGATTTGCCGCCTCCAGCCGCTCCCCCATAGAGGATCTCGGTTGCCTGGCTAAGAAACGCCTCCGTTTGTTTTGGCTGTAGATGTAGCTCCATGCAGCACCAACCTCAATTCCGGCGTCTTGATCTCGCCTGAGTGCTCTACCTTATCCTTGAAGGCGCCCACATCCACATGCTTGCCAATCAGCTCTACCAGCTTCGTCCGGTCCAACAGCTTCACCTTGCGCACGGTGGCATAGACGGGGTTGCCCTCTGCGTCTTCGCCATCTCGCTCCTGCACAGTGTCGATGCCAGCAACGAGTCCGGTGCGCCAAGCAATGGGCCAGTCGTGTACCGACTTCAGGCATCCGTTTTCGTCATACAGGTCTGCCAGGTCTGCTGTTGCATCACGAGCCAGGCGCTGAAGCACCCAGTCAGCATCAATCTTGGTTCGCTCACTACGCGCCTTCTTTGCGTCCGCAACGGCATCAGAAACCTTGACATTTGCTAACAGGCGGCTTGCCTGCTCATGTGCCGTCTTGGCGCTGTACCCGGCGCGGATTGCCGCTTGGGTTGCGTTGAGGTCCACTAGGTACTCATCAACGAATGCTTGTTGTTTTGGCGTCAGAGCCCTTGGCTCGGCCTTCTTTGGCGTTGCCATAGGCTCTCCAGAAATAGAAAAACCGCCCGAAGGCGGCGAGTGATCTGTTAGCTAGTTCGCTATCAGTCATCTTTCTGGAGAACCGCCTCCAGGAAGCTATCGCGGTTGACAACATTGTCCTTAAACCACACTACAGCAACGAAAACCTGGTCAGAACCCATTGGCCTGAAAGCAGGATCGGTAACTGTCATCAATGGCCCGCCACTGTTAAGAACCACAACATCACCCACTTGGAAATTAGACATAAAACTCCTCAAAAACCGACATCGGTAAATTGAGTTGGGTGCTACTCTTGGAGATTCAACTGCGGGATTTCACCTATACCCGCTGATCTTTGCGATCAATCAGGCCAGTCAGCGCTTCATTCAGCTCACGATACAACCTCTGCAGTCCCTCGACGCTGCCTCCGAAAGGGCAGTAGACAAGCTGATGACGCATGCGCTTGAAGATGCGTCGCTTGTGTTGGCGTCTGTTCACGGACATCTCCATTACCGCGCTCCGTAGCAGGTCAGCAGCGCTATATCAAAGGTGTGCTTGCCTGTAGTGCCGTCGCCAGCATCCCACCAGCACGTCACCTGATCCGCTGCCACATCCATCACGGTCATCTCTGGTCCGCCGGATGCGAGCTGCACGCGGTTACCTGGCCAGACCTTGGCCAACATAGGCGGGCGCGGCAGCTTGATCAGGCTGGACGCGGAGAATGGCCGACAGTTGAGGAATGAGAGGTCATTGCTTGGGGCTGTCATGGCTCTCCTCTATCGGGTCGTAGCGTCGAGACTACAAGTGGGAATACACAACTGAGCCTAGACAGAAAACTTCAAATTCAAGCCATATGCTACGATTGTTGACGTTTGATTACAAACGAACCAAATTCATACAAACTTAGGCACACATGACCTCTCTATCTACCAATCGCTCTCTTTGCAATCTGGCAGGTTCCGTCCTGATCGGCCTCTTTGCCAATTCAGCTTTCGCTCAAACGTGTACGCCGGTGACTACCTCGGGCACTTACAACGGTGTTGACGTAACCGTGGCGCTGACAAACACCGTTCAGTATGGAAGCCCTTATACAAGTTGCGGTGTGACTACTGGGGCAAATGCAATTTATGCCGGAACTGGGCCGGGCAACTCAAAAATTGTTTATTCATTTTCTTCTCCTCAAACCACCGCTCGTGTTTTGTTCTCAGGAGCAAATTCTGGAGAGTCCGCCTCGTTCTCTTTTGACGTTGGCACTCCAACAGTCTCGGTAAACGCAAGCAGCTGCACGCCTCCGATCACAGGCGCAACTGTAACGTTCCCAGGGTCTGATGATGGTGCGGATTTGCAGGTGACAGGGTCTCAACCCTTCAACACTCTTACAATTGACGTTCCAGTTATTGACCAAAGTGGCAGTCTGCTGGACCTTTGCGCAGAGTCGATTGCAGTTGCTCCACTAACTCCTCAGGAGATCAACTTCACATCGACCGCACCAAGCCCAGCAATCGTTGGTGCAACTTACGAAGTAGCTGCAACAGGCGGCGCCTCCGGCGAGCCAGTTGTTCTGGCCATAGATGCCTCAGCATCTGCTGTTTGCTCGATTGCAGGAAATACGGTCAGCTTGCTTGCTGAAGGCACTTGCGTAATCAATGCTGATCAGGCGGGCAACGCAACATATGAAGCCGCGCCACAAGCTCAGCAATCATTCTCTGTGACCGCAGCCCCCGTGATTCCTCCACAAGCAGCTACACCAGTCCCGACACTGGGAGCCTGGGGTCTGGCAATCCTGACCTCGCTGCTCGGCGGCTTCGCTGTCATGCGTCAACGCCGCAAATCCTGATCGTTTGAAGAAACCCTCTTGGCTTACGATGGGAGTTCTCACACAACCATCACCAAGAGGGCGTCTATGAAATTTGAATCACTTGAAGAGGTGGCGAAGTTCTGTGCGCACATAGAGCGCGAAAAAGACATGTTGCTGTGCTTGGCCCAGGTCCATGAGCTACTCATTGCAGCTCTAGTGTCGTCTCACCCTGATCACGCCCAATTTCAGTTGATGACCACTTCCCTCTTGGAGCGGTCCATGAACACCACATTCAAGGATCTCCCTGAGGATCAGAAGCAACTAATTCGCAATAGGGTTGAGAACATGCAGCTGATTCCCAAAACGAACTTACCCAACCCAGTCGCCCATTTATCAGGGACTAGTCAAAGGCCACCAGAATAGTTTGGTGGGCTATTTGCGAACTCTTCGGCGCTGGGTCGGTAGCCTGCTACGACCATGCAAGCCTTGTTGCCTGCGGCCGGGATGATGCGTTCGCCAACCTGGTCGGCCGGGCGCATCTCCTTCATCCTGAATAGCTGCTCGCGGAGCCCACCAATGGTGCACACCTCATCTCCTGCGGGCGTTCCAGCATTGATTGGCTCGCTACCTAGCACTGTTGCGCGAAGACTCTTTAGCACCTGCGCCGCCTCAGGGAACATCCCAAGCCAGTGCTGGTAGTCCTGAACGTGAGCACGGAAGCGCCACGACTCATCAGACTCTTGCTTCAGCTCAGGGCACAGCCACAGGGCTATCTTTCGTCTTAGGCTCATGGCTTCTTCTCCCGCTCCACAGCTTGCTGTACGTTCTCAGCCACACGCTTGAGCGCGGTTGCCGTGTATGGCTCGGCCTTGTCAGTGCATGCGCCGCCCATGGTGATGACATCAGCGGCAATAGCCAGCGGGGTTTCAACAACCACACCGACCACAGCCTTGGTCAGAGATCCGAGCATTCCAAACATAGGCGACTCCAAAAGAAAAGCCAGCACTTGGCTGGCCTTGGTATTCGTACCCCATCAGACAACCCTCATGGGCTGGGGTTGCTGTTCGCTTCTTCAAGCACTGGGAAGCTCTCAGTAGGAGATGCCGCACCTTCATACCGCTCGGGTGCGGGCCGCGCTTGCTGCAGCTGGACATGAAAAAGCCCCGCGCTTGGCGAGGCTGGGTGGTGATGGCGCCCGGTTACGCCCGGACCTACATTGCTGCTTGACCATCTTCTAAGCGGGCCGGCTGCGATCTCCGGCTTATCTTCCCCTGCCAGCAAGTCTGTCAGTGGTGGCGGGGTGCCGCACTGTCTGGGTCGGGCTGCACATCGCAACTGTGCGCTTCGCTTAGAAGATGATCCTCATAAAGGATTGATGGTGCCGGGTGCATGGCCAAATCCCGGTTTCTGGTAGCCAGAGCAACCTGGCCATTTGTCGGTGAGGTGCGTTACCGCCAGAACTCTGCACATTGAGCCAGTCTTAGCAGGACTGTTCTTCACCATCACAACTGCTGACTGCATGACGTCTGAATTGCTTGTGGTCGCTTTCGCTCTCGCAGCACTTCGGTTCTCAATCAGCATGTGTGATGGCCCTAGAAGCGGGAACGCTCCGCCATCTAAGGCCTGCCATGGAATGCATGGGATGGTTTATCTGAATCATGGGAGGCCTAAGCACAGCCCAAACTGATTCATCATCAAACTAACGCAGTCCGAACGTTACCACACTTCTCGCTGCGTTACAAGATTTATTTAAGCAGGCTGAACATTCTTCCGCCGTGGGCTGCGCGGCAGGTGCGAACGTGGTCGATCAGCATCTGGGCTGCGCGGTTGGCCGGCTCCTTGCGGTACTTCTCGCCCTTGCACTTCGGGCAGGTGTGCTCCTTGTCGCCCTTGGTCATCACACCAGTGGCATGGCAGACCTTGCAACGCGGATCCACCAGCCACTCGATGGCCGCCACGATTGCCTCAGTCCCGCCTTCCAGCTTCTTCTCCTGCGTGTACTGCAGGAGCGCGGCATAGAACCGGGTCATGTCCTCCTTGGTGGGCTTGGAGATCAGGCGCAGGTAATGGGCTGCCATGTTGCGAGGGCTCATGCCGCTGGCCTTGATGACATCGACCTGGCCAATCTTGTGGGGCTCGTCTGCCAGGCAAGAGGCCAGGGATGCGGATAGGTAGCGTTCTTCAATCATCAGGCTCTCTCTTTCTTCAATTCGTTGGTCTTTGCTCTGTACTCAGCCTTGATGGCCCTCAGCTCGTCTTTTGTCCATTTGTGGACTTCGTTGTTGGCTTCGAGCTGGAGCAGCCGTTCTTCGCCAATACGCCCCAAAAGGCCGATTCGGTAATCTGCGACCCGACCTGAGAGCCAACGATTGCAGTGCTTGCACTGGCCGTGAGCGTTATCAGGATGGAAGCGAAGGTGCTTGGCGGCACCAGTGCTGCGGTAATGACCGCAATCAACCCCACCACCAACCCCATAACTGTCCAGCGCTTGGCCGCACGATATGCAAGGTTGTCGCTCGTCTCGAACGCGGATATATGCATTGAATTCCTTCTGAGCCTCTTTGGTCAGCTCGTTGATTGACTTAATCGCCTCCTTGCGGCGCTTCGTTTCGGCTCGCTCTACCTTGGCAGCGGCCCGGGCGCGCTTGGCTTCCTCTCGCTCCTTCTTGGCGGCTTGCGCCTCTGCCCACGGCTCGATGCATTCGGGGTGGATTCGATGATGGCCATGTAGCTTGGTGCGGCAATGTGGACAAAGCGTGCGGCGGAAGGTCATGCCATCACCCCAAACATGAATGCCACAAACAAAAACCAGCCCCAGCCTGGTAGCCCCAGCGCAGCCAGAACGAAGCCGCAGAGCATGGTGAAGAATGCAACATCCTTCATGCCTGGCCCTCCACCGCCTTGAACCGAACGCCCCGCTCTGCCCCGAATGCCTCCATCAGGGTCTGCAGATCGGCCATCTCGGCCTTGGTCATCTTGGAGGTGGACTGGCCGCAGACGACGAATCCGCCATCCAAGCCAGGAACAACCTTGGTGCGCTTGAGCGCGGCGCTGAAAACATCCTTCCATTCCTCAGCGGTCAGACGGTGGCCGTGCCAATCCACCTGGGCGGAGATGTCGGAGAGCATCGCCCACAGCCGGCGATTCTGCGCATCGCTGCGCTTCTCTGGCCGGATCTCCAGGGTGAGGCGGTGGCCAGACAGAATCCAAGGCTTGACGAAGCCCCACGCATGCATGAGGGCCTTATGCGCTTGGATGGGCTCCCACAGGGAGAGGCTGATGCGCTCAGTCACGGCCAGGGCCCATGTCGATAACGGGCAGCTTAAGCAGGTCCGCCTTGCCACCCTCTTGGGCCACCAGCCGCTACCCAAAGAAGACGACCTTCTCTGCGTCGTACAGCCCATCCTTGTAGCCAGCCTTAGCCTTTCCCATGCGAGCTGCTGCCCGGCGCCACAATGCCTTGAACGCATTGCCCTCGGCGTAGTTCATGCCAAGCGCCTCGATGATGTCGTTGCACTCAGCAGCGTATGCGCCGCCGCCAGAGGTTGGGCTCTCCACCTCAACGGTGTAGTAGCTCACGCTGCCGCCTGTGTATTCGGTATTGCTCATGCGATTTCCTTCACGGGTACTGGCTCCCATTGCAGGGTTTCGTCTTCGCCGTCGTTGTCTCGGATGGGGCGGAGCGACTCATCCGGGGCTATATGCGCCTTTCGAACCCCTAGTTGGTTGGATATGTAGGTCATCAATTGGTCGACAACCCAGGTTTCGCCAGGCTTGTGAAATTGAATTCCGTCCAAAACGTCTCCAGCGCAGAGGCGTCTCTCGCACCGGACAATGCGCCCCAAGTCTCCAAAGTCGCTCGCTACAACAATCGCCAAATCTCCAGGTTTGCAGTTCATCCCCTCACCCCTTCCTGTTGAGCCAGGCATCCCTGGCCTTGATCACATTTACCGGTGCAGCCTGGTGGCTGTTGCATGTTTGGTGTGGTGGCAGGAACCGCCACGATGGGCCAAACTCGCATGGCGCCATGTGGTGCTTTGCCATCGGTGTTGTTTGGCCGGACGAGTCCTTCAGCTGCCAGTGTTTGCAGGTTGCACATGTCACTGGGCCTCCCGGGGTTGGTTGTCGCCCACTGCCTCACGGGCAAAGCGAACGGTTGTTGGGTTCAGCTTCTCGCCGGCGCGCACGCGGTTCAGGATCGTGTGGGCCCAGGCCTTATCTGCGCGAGGTTCGAGGCGCTTGAGCATGGGCGCAAGTCGCTTTAGCTGCTCAGCAACCACGGCAGGTGATGCGGCCGGCGCTGGCAGTTGCTTGTCCTCAGCTCGGGGGCTCTTGCGTGCCAGGTCGCGGAACTGGAAGACGGTTGGCGGCTTGGCCGGGTCCAGGTGGGTCAGCGCATGCGCGATGCCCTCTGGGAAGCGTTCAAACCCAGCCAGCTCATGCGCCCAGTCGGACTTCACAGCGTTCAGGTCGATGCCCTCCCATCGGCCCAGGAAGTCCCGGCCGTAGGCCAGGGTCAGTTTCGTGAAGATCTTGTCGATCCATGCTGCCGGCAAGCTCATGCTCCGCCTCCAATTCGTTTCTGTGGCTGCTCAATGCGCCGAGCCGCGACCTCAATGGCTTGGTTCTTGAAAAAATCGGTGGGCGAAGCTTCTGGAGCTTGCCGGGCAATGGACGGTACGACCTCTTGGGCCCGCTCGCGCATCGAGCGCTGGTAGCCGGTTTCGC encodes the following:
- a CDS encoding recombination protein NinG, with the protein product MTFRRTLCPHCRTKLHGHHRIHPECIEPWAEAQAAKKEREEAKRARAAAKVERAETKRRKEAIKSINELTKEAQKEFNAYIRVRDERQPCISCGQALDSYGVGGGVDCGHYRSTGAAKHLRFHPDNAHGQCKHCNRWLSGRVADYRIGLLGRIGEERLLQLEANNEVHKWTKDELRAIKAEYRAKTNELKKERA
- a CDS encoding recombination protein NinB, translated to MTERISLSLWEPIQAHKALMHAWGFVKPWILSGHRLTLEIRPEKRSDAQNRRLWAMLSDISAQVDWHGHRLTAEEWKDVFSAALKRTKVVPGLDGGFVVCGQSTSKMTKAEMADLQTLMEAFGAERGVRFKAVEGQA